Proteins encoded in a region of the Amyelois transitella isolate CPQ chromosome 9, ilAmyTran1.1, whole genome shotgun sequence genome:
- the LOC106134756 gene encoding probable phosphoserine aminotransferase yields MPSKIHNFGAGPAKLPEEVYEIIRKELTNFEGTGISLLETSHRTAPYLKLNKNVQDIVRRLLNVPPNYKILFLSGGGQGQFAAVPLNLISRTGTADYVVTGAWSAKAAKEAKKYGKVNLVLPPTDRYTDIPDQSTWKLDPNASYVHICANETIHGVEFDFIPDTKGVPLVADMSSNFMSKKVDVSKFGVIYGGAQKNIGTSGVALVIVREDLLNQALPICPSILDWTVNAKADSILNTPPMFAIYIMGRVLEWIERQGGLDTMAAMATKKSSIIYDIIEKSNGFYCAPVAKNVRSKMNIPFRVGSIDGNDALEKEFLKGAEQLNLIQLKGHRDVGGIRASTYNAVTVEEVEVLAQYMRDFYKKHSK; encoded by the exons ATGCCcagtaaaatacataattttggtGCTGGACCAGCTAAACTTCCAGAAGAa GTGTACgaaattataagaaaagaGCTAACCAATTTTGAGGGAACTGGAATAAGTCTCTTAGAAACATCCCATCGTACAGCTCcttacttaaaacttaacaaaaatGTGCAAGATATTGTCAGAAGATTATT aaaTGTCCCGCCGAATTACAAAATTCTATTCCTGTCTGGCGGTGGGCAAGGCCAATTTGCAGCCGTTCCCCTCAACTTGATATCCAGAACTGGGACTGCTGATTATGTTGTAACTG GTGCATGGTCTGCTAAAGCGGCAAAGGAAGCTAAGAAATATGGAAAGGTGAACTTGGTTCTGCCACCAACTGACAGATACACAGATATACCTGATCAGTCCACGTGGAAACTGGACCCCAATGCCTCTTATGTTCACATTTGTGCCAATGAAACTATACATG GAGTAGAATTTGATTTTATACCAGACACAAAAGGAGTTCCATTGGTAGCTGATATGTCCTCAAACTTTATGTCCAAGAAGGTTGACGTCTCTAAG tttGGTGTAATCTATGGTGGTGCTCAGAAGAACATTGGAACGTCTGGCGTAGCCCTTGTGATTGTCCGAGAGGATCTGCTAAATCAGGCTCTGCCTATCTGTCCCTCTATCCTAGACTGGACCGTGAATGCTAAGGCTGATTCCATATTAAACACGCCGCCGATGTTTGC TATTTACATAATGGGAAGGGTACTCGAATGGATCGAAAGACAAGGAGGTCTAGACACAATGGCTGCCATGGCCACAAAGAAATCCTCAATAATATATGACATTATAGAAAAATCCAACGGTTTCTATTGCGCGCCTGTAGCCAAGAACGTACGGAGTAAAATGAACATTCCGTTCAGAGTTGGATCTATAGACGGGAATGATGCGTTGGAGAAGGAATTCTTGAAGGGCGCTGAACAATTGAACCTGATTCAATTGAAGGGCCATAG agATGTCGGCGGTATCCGGGCGTCTACATACAACGCGGTCACAGTAGAAGAAGTCGAAGTACTGGCGCAATACATGAGGGACTTCTACAAGAAGCATAGCAAGTGA